From a single Nymphaea colorata isolate Beijing-Zhang1983 chromosome 4, ASM883128v2, whole genome shotgun sequence genomic region:
- the LOC116252922 gene encoding probable LRR receptor-like serine/threonine-protein kinase At1g05700 isoform X1 — protein MRKWEDAMFYFLLFANLFLNPVVLGQKPGFISIDCGGLEASHVDAVTGIEYVWDSDIMKLGVNQTVATQYMSSLSKYLWYLRSFPYGKRNCYTVGPVTPGTKYLLRASFMYGNYDGLNSFPQFDLYLGVNFVRTVSGSNSKWSWVEVMFVSTNESVSVCLLKTTSDIPFISSIELRPMNVNGYAILNSTNAMVTQQRDNFGSLNGEEFRYPDDSFDRLWLSPSSTNLVSINTTLQVNSVNNDFSPPSAVMQTAVINSNSSGSIVWDPSNIPSNTYFYMCLHIAELQKLKANQTREFKITLNYVDWYQAQQPEYLTAVTTFSKSSYLPLFGLGANRVELKPTARSTLSPIFNALEFYIVRSMSSSLTDGQDVDALTSIKNVLSLKNNWTGDPCLPQGYAWDNLVCSNDSSPRITSLDLSNSGLSGEIPPGLSQLTALVSLNLAGNNLTGSIPSSLASLTKLSYLNLSDNNLGGLVPDALLRKNESGSLLLSISGNQNLCSSSTCNVSTGRKVNKTAVIGIVVAVIILLAFAVCFASFIIIKRRHPKQPLAGEAKFLGKSSGCQTFSYAEIMSITDNFRTKIGEGGYGPVFHGCLQDGQNVAVKILSDKSKQGSKEFYTEVTLLSRIHHKNLVSFFGYCDEAENMILVYEYIPMGNLQNVLSGRTDIILSWNQRLQIAFNAAQGLDYLHSGCKPGIIHRDIKSANILLDDRLEAKIADFGMSKSGIPDGATHISTVVVGTHGYLDPEYYLTNRLNEKSDVYSFGVVLLELITGMQPIMVEPSGERTHLVNWVRPRVMKGDIASIADPKLLGRYEVGPMWKVAETALECTAAQAANRPSMSQVVSDLKEAIESYKSNYASGVVSSSNFRPQSVASTSIYTTGSTVDEDIHQVTVIYESPAAR, from the exons ATGAGGAAGTGGGAGGATGCGATGTTTTACTTCTTGCTGTTTGCGAACCTATTTCTGAATCCGGTCGTTCTAGGGCAAAAACCAG GATTCATAAGCATAGATTGTGGGGGTCTTGAAGCCAGTCATGTGGATGCAGTCACTGGAATTGAATATGTGTGGGATTCTGATATTATGAAGCTTGGGGTAAATCAAACAGTTGCGACTCAGTATATGTCTTCTCTGTCAAAATACCTTTGGTATCTGCGAAGTTTCCCTTATGGAAAAAGGAACTGTTACACCGTGGGACCTGTAACACCTGGGACCAAGTATCTGCTTAGGGCTTCTTTCATGTATGGGAACTACGACGGGCTCAATTCTTTTCCTCAATTTGACTTGTATCTGGGCGTCAACTTTGTAAGGACAGTAAGTGGCTCAAATTCAAAATGGTCATGGGTCGAAGTGATGTTTGTGTCGACAAATGAAAGTGTATCAGTTTGCCTCTTGAAGACAACATCTGATATACCCTTCATATCTTCCATAGAACTCCGGCCAATGAATGTGAATGGTTATGCAATTTTGAACAGCACAAACGCGATGGTTACGCAACAACGTGACAATTTTGGGTCTTTAAATGGAGAGGAGTTCAG GTACCCAGATGATAGTTTTGATCGCTTGTGGTTGTCACCTAGCAGCACGAACTTGGTCTCCATTAACACTACACTTCAAGTTAATTCAGTGAATAATGATTTTAGCCCACCATCGGCTGTAATGCAAACTGCGGTTATCAATTCAAACTCGAGCGGCTCAATTGTGTGGGATCCCTCAAATATTCCAAGTAACACATATTTCTATATGTGCCTGCATATAGCTGAACTGCAGAAGCTCAAGGCAAATCAGACCAGGGAGTTCAAAATCACGTTGAACTACGTGGACTGGTACCAAGCCCAACAGCCTGAATACCTAACTGCTGTTACCACGTTTTCCAAATCAAGCTACCTACCGCTGTTTGGGCTGGGAGCAAaccgagttgagctcaagccaACTGCTAGATCTACGTTATCTCCCATTTTTAACGCACTTGAATTCTACATTGTCAGGTCAATGTCAAGTTCTCTAACCGATGGCCAAGATG TTGATGCCCTTACAAGCATAAAAAATGTCCTTTCTCTCAAGAACAATTGGACAGGAGATCCTTGTCTGCCACAGGGTTATGCTTGGGATAATTTGGTTTGCAGCAATGACTCTTCACCCAGGATTACTTCCCT GGACTTATCGAACAGCGGACTAAGTGGTGAGATTCCTCCAGGCCTTTCCCAATTGACCGCCTTAGTGAGCTT AAACTTAGCCGGCAACAATTTGACGGGCTCAATCCCTTCTTCTCTTGCTAGTCTCACAAAATTGAGTTATTT AAATTTATCAGATAATAATTTGGGTGGCTTAGTCCCGGATGCTCTTCTACGTAAGAATGAAAGTGGCAGCCTTTTATTGAG CATCTCCGGTAATCAAAATCTTTGCTCATCAAGCACTTGCAACGTGTCTACTGGAAGGAAGGTCAACAAGACTGCAGTTATTGGGATAGTGGTTGCTGTTattattttattagcttttgCAGTTTGTTTTGCTAGTTTCATAATTATCAAGCGAAGACATCCAA AACAACCTTTGGCCGGTGAAGCTAAATTTCTGGGGAAGTCAAGTGGTTGCCAAACATTCTCTTATGCAGAAATTATGAGTATCACGGACAATTTCAGAACAAAGATTGGTGAAGGAGGATATGGACCTGTATTTCATGGATGTTTACAGGATGGTCAAAACGTCGCTGTGAAGATTCTTTCTGATAAGTCCAAACAAGGATCGAAGGAATTTTATACTGAG GTTACTCTTTTGTCAAGGATTCACCATAAAAATCTTGTGTCCTTTTTTGGGTACTGTGATGAGGCAGAAAACATGATATTGGTTTATGAGTACATCCCTATGGGAAATCTCCAAAATGTTTTATCAG GTCGAACAGACATTATATTAAGTTGGAATCAGAGACTTCAAATTGCTTTCAATGCTGCTCAAG GACTGGATTACCTACACTCTGGGTGCAAGCCTGGTATTATTCACAGAGATATCAAGAGTGCAAACATTCTTTTGGACGACAGACTTGAGGCTAAGATAGCAGACTTTGGTATGTCGAAGTCTGGCATTCCTGATGGCGCTACTCATATATCTACTGTTGTTGTTGGTACTCATGGATATTTGGACCCAGA GTATTACCTGACAAATCGACTCAATGAAAAGAGTGATGTATACAGCTTCGGAGTTGTCCTTCTGGAACTCATCACCGGAATGCAACCAATAATGGTGGAGCCTTCAGGAGAAAGGACTCATCTTGTCAACTGG GTACGACCAAGAGTAATGAAAGGTGATATTGCAAGCATCGCAGATCCTAAATTGCTGGGTAGGTATGAAGTAGGGCCGATGTGGAAGGTAGCAGAGACAGCATTGGAATGCACAGCAGCACAGGCTGCTAACCGGCCATCAATGAGCCAAGTGGTAAGCGATCTCAAGGAAGCCATTGAATCATACAAGTCAAATTATGCATCAGGTGTTGTTTCAAGCTCTAATTTCAGGCCACAATCAGTTGCATCAACTAGCATTTACACTACAGGCTCTACGGTCGATGAGGATATTCATCAGGTTACTGTTATTTACGAGTCTCCGGCAGCCAGATAG
- the LOC116252922 gene encoding putative leucine-rich repeat receptor-like protein kinase At2g19210 isoform X3, with amino-acid sequence MKLGVNQTVATQYMSSLSKYLWYLRSFPYGKRNCYTVGPVTPGTKYLLRASFMYGNYDGLNSFPQFDLYLGVNFVRTVSGSNSKWSWVEVMFVSTNESVSVCLLKTTSDIPFISSIELRPMNVNGYAILNSTNAMVTQQRDNFGSLNGEEFRYPDDSFDRLWLSPSSTNLVSINTTLQVNSVNNDFSPPSAVMQTAVINSNSSGSIVWDPSNIPSNTYFYMCLHIAELQKLKANQTREFKITLNYVDWYQAQQPEYLTAVTTFSKSSYLPLFGLGANRVELKPTARSTLSPIFNALEFYIVRSMSSSLTDGQDVDALTSIKNVLSLKNNWTGDPCLPQGYAWDNLVCSNDSSPRITSLDLSNSGLSGEIPPGLSQLTALVSLNLAGNNLTGSIPSSLASLTKLSYLNLSDNNLGGLVPDALLRKNESGSLLLSISGNQNLCSSSTCNVSTGRKVNKTAVIGIVVAVIILLAFAVCFASFIIIKRRHPKQPLAGEAKFLGKSSGCQTFSYAEIMSITDNFRTKIGEGGYGPVFHGCLQDGQNVAVKILSDKSKQGSKEFYTEVTLLSRIHHKNLVSFFGYCDEAENMILVYEYIPMGNLQNVLSGRTDIILSWNQRLQIAFNAAQGLDYLHSGCKPGIIHRDIKSANILLDDRLEAKIADFGMSKSGIPDGATHISTVVVGTHGYLDPEYYLTNRLNEKSDVYSFGVVLLELITGMQPIMVEPSGERTHLVNWVRPRVMKGDIASIADPKLLGRYEVGPMWKVAETALECTAAQAANRPSMSQVVSDLKEAIESYKSNYASGVVSSSNFRPQSVASTSIYTTGSTVDEDIHQVTVIYESPAAR; translated from the exons ATGAAGCTTGGGGTAAATCAAACAGTTGCGACTCAGTATATGTCTTCTCTGTCAAAATACCTTTGGTATCTGCGAAGTTTCCCTTATGGAAAAAGGAACTGTTACACCGTGGGACCTGTAACACCTGGGACCAAGTATCTGCTTAGGGCTTCTTTCATGTATGGGAACTACGACGGGCTCAATTCTTTTCCTCAATTTGACTTGTATCTGGGCGTCAACTTTGTAAGGACAGTAAGTGGCTCAAATTCAAAATGGTCATGGGTCGAAGTGATGTTTGTGTCGACAAATGAAAGTGTATCAGTTTGCCTCTTGAAGACAACATCTGATATACCCTTCATATCTTCCATAGAACTCCGGCCAATGAATGTGAATGGTTATGCAATTTTGAACAGCACAAACGCGATGGTTACGCAACAACGTGACAATTTTGGGTCTTTAAATGGAGAGGAGTTCAG GTACCCAGATGATAGTTTTGATCGCTTGTGGTTGTCACCTAGCAGCACGAACTTGGTCTCCATTAACACTACACTTCAAGTTAATTCAGTGAATAATGATTTTAGCCCACCATCGGCTGTAATGCAAACTGCGGTTATCAATTCAAACTCGAGCGGCTCAATTGTGTGGGATCCCTCAAATATTCCAAGTAACACATATTTCTATATGTGCCTGCATATAGCTGAACTGCAGAAGCTCAAGGCAAATCAGACCAGGGAGTTCAAAATCACGTTGAACTACGTGGACTGGTACCAAGCCCAACAGCCTGAATACCTAACTGCTGTTACCACGTTTTCCAAATCAAGCTACCTACCGCTGTTTGGGCTGGGAGCAAaccgagttgagctcaagccaACTGCTAGATCTACGTTATCTCCCATTTTTAACGCACTTGAATTCTACATTGTCAGGTCAATGTCAAGTTCTCTAACCGATGGCCAAGATG TTGATGCCCTTACAAGCATAAAAAATGTCCTTTCTCTCAAGAACAATTGGACAGGAGATCCTTGTCTGCCACAGGGTTATGCTTGGGATAATTTGGTTTGCAGCAATGACTCTTCACCCAGGATTACTTCCCT GGACTTATCGAACAGCGGACTAAGTGGTGAGATTCCTCCAGGCCTTTCCCAATTGACCGCCTTAGTGAGCTT AAACTTAGCCGGCAACAATTTGACGGGCTCAATCCCTTCTTCTCTTGCTAGTCTCACAAAATTGAGTTATTT AAATTTATCAGATAATAATTTGGGTGGCTTAGTCCCGGATGCTCTTCTACGTAAGAATGAAAGTGGCAGCCTTTTATTGAG CATCTCCGGTAATCAAAATCTTTGCTCATCAAGCACTTGCAACGTGTCTACTGGAAGGAAGGTCAACAAGACTGCAGTTATTGGGATAGTGGTTGCTGTTattattttattagcttttgCAGTTTGTTTTGCTAGTTTCATAATTATCAAGCGAAGACATCCAA AACAACCTTTGGCCGGTGAAGCTAAATTTCTGGGGAAGTCAAGTGGTTGCCAAACATTCTCTTATGCAGAAATTATGAGTATCACGGACAATTTCAGAACAAAGATTGGTGAAGGAGGATATGGACCTGTATTTCATGGATGTTTACAGGATGGTCAAAACGTCGCTGTGAAGATTCTTTCTGATAAGTCCAAACAAGGATCGAAGGAATTTTATACTGAG GTTACTCTTTTGTCAAGGATTCACCATAAAAATCTTGTGTCCTTTTTTGGGTACTGTGATGAGGCAGAAAACATGATATTGGTTTATGAGTACATCCCTATGGGAAATCTCCAAAATGTTTTATCAG GTCGAACAGACATTATATTAAGTTGGAATCAGAGACTTCAAATTGCTTTCAATGCTGCTCAAG GACTGGATTACCTACACTCTGGGTGCAAGCCTGGTATTATTCACAGAGATATCAAGAGTGCAAACATTCTTTTGGACGACAGACTTGAGGCTAAGATAGCAGACTTTGGTATGTCGAAGTCTGGCATTCCTGATGGCGCTACTCATATATCTACTGTTGTTGTTGGTACTCATGGATATTTGGACCCAGA GTATTACCTGACAAATCGACTCAATGAAAAGAGTGATGTATACAGCTTCGGAGTTGTCCTTCTGGAACTCATCACCGGAATGCAACCAATAATGGTGGAGCCTTCAGGAGAAAGGACTCATCTTGTCAACTGG GTACGACCAAGAGTAATGAAAGGTGATATTGCAAGCATCGCAGATCCTAAATTGCTGGGTAGGTATGAAGTAGGGCCGATGTGGAAGGTAGCAGAGACAGCATTGGAATGCACAGCAGCACAGGCTGCTAACCGGCCATCAATGAGCCAAGTGGTAAGCGATCTCAAGGAAGCCATTGAATCATACAAGTCAAATTATGCATCAGGTGTTGTTTCAAGCTCTAATTTCAGGCCACAATCAGTTGCATCAACTAGCATTTACACTACAGGCTCTACGGTCGATGAGGATATTCATCAGGTTACTGTTATTTACGAGTCTCCGGCAGCCAGATAG
- the LOC116252922 gene encoding probable LRR receptor-like serine/threonine-protein kinase At1g05700 isoform X2, with the protein MRKWEDAMFYFLLFANLFLNPVVLGQKPGFISIDCGGLEASHVDAVTGIEYVWDSDIMKLGVNQTVATQYMSSLSKYLWYLRSFPYGKRNCYTVGPVTPGTKYLLRASFMYGNYDGLNSFPQFDLYLGVNFVRTVSGSNSKWSWVEVMFVSTNESVSVCLLKTTSDIPFISSIELRPMNVNGYAILNSTNAMVTQQRDNFGSLNGEEFRYPDDSFDRLWLSPSSTNLVSINTTLQVNSVNNDFSPPSAVMQTAVINSNSSGSIVWDPSNIPSNTYFYMCLHIAELQKLKANQTREFKITLNYVDWYQAQQPEYLTAVTTFSKSSYLPLFGLGANRVELKPTARSTLSPIFNALEFYIVRSMSSSLTDGQDVDALTSIKNVLSLKNNWTGDPCLPQGYAWDNLVCSNDSSPRITSLDLSNSGLSGEIPPGLSQLTALVSLNLSDNNLGGLVPDALLRKNESGSLLLSISGNQNLCSSSTCNVSTGRKVNKTAVIGIVVAVIILLAFAVCFASFIIIKRRHPKQPLAGEAKFLGKSSGCQTFSYAEIMSITDNFRTKIGEGGYGPVFHGCLQDGQNVAVKILSDKSKQGSKEFYTEVTLLSRIHHKNLVSFFGYCDEAENMILVYEYIPMGNLQNVLSGRTDIILSWNQRLQIAFNAAQGLDYLHSGCKPGIIHRDIKSANILLDDRLEAKIADFGMSKSGIPDGATHISTVVVGTHGYLDPEYYLTNRLNEKSDVYSFGVVLLELITGMQPIMVEPSGERTHLVNWVRPRVMKGDIASIADPKLLGRYEVGPMWKVAETALECTAAQAANRPSMSQVVSDLKEAIESYKSNYASGVVSSSNFRPQSVASTSIYTTGSTVDEDIHQVTVIYESPAAR; encoded by the exons ATGAGGAAGTGGGAGGATGCGATGTTTTACTTCTTGCTGTTTGCGAACCTATTTCTGAATCCGGTCGTTCTAGGGCAAAAACCAG GATTCATAAGCATAGATTGTGGGGGTCTTGAAGCCAGTCATGTGGATGCAGTCACTGGAATTGAATATGTGTGGGATTCTGATATTATGAAGCTTGGGGTAAATCAAACAGTTGCGACTCAGTATATGTCTTCTCTGTCAAAATACCTTTGGTATCTGCGAAGTTTCCCTTATGGAAAAAGGAACTGTTACACCGTGGGACCTGTAACACCTGGGACCAAGTATCTGCTTAGGGCTTCTTTCATGTATGGGAACTACGACGGGCTCAATTCTTTTCCTCAATTTGACTTGTATCTGGGCGTCAACTTTGTAAGGACAGTAAGTGGCTCAAATTCAAAATGGTCATGGGTCGAAGTGATGTTTGTGTCGACAAATGAAAGTGTATCAGTTTGCCTCTTGAAGACAACATCTGATATACCCTTCATATCTTCCATAGAACTCCGGCCAATGAATGTGAATGGTTATGCAATTTTGAACAGCACAAACGCGATGGTTACGCAACAACGTGACAATTTTGGGTCTTTAAATGGAGAGGAGTTCAG GTACCCAGATGATAGTTTTGATCGCTTGTGGTTGTCACCTAGCAGCACGAACTTGGTCTCCATTAACACTACACTTCAAGTTAATTCAGTGAATAATGATTTTAGCCCACCATCGGCTGTAATGCAAACTGCGGTTATCAATTCAAACTCGAGCGGCTCAATTGTGTGGGATCCCTCAAATATTCCAAGTAACACATATTTCTATATGTGCCTGCATATAGCTGAACTGCAGAAGCTCAAGGCAAATCAGACCAGGGAGTTCAAAATCACGTTGAACTACGTGGACTGGTACCAAGCCCAACAGCCTGAATACCTAACTGCTGTTACCACGTTTTCCAAATCAAGCTACCTACCGCTGTTTGGGCTGGGAGCAAaccgagttgagctcaagccaACTGCTAGATCTACGTTATCTCCCATTTTTAACGCACTTGAATTCTACATTGTCAGGTCAATGTCAAGTTCTCTAACCGATGGCCAAGATG TTGATGCCCTTACAAGCATAAAAAATGTCCTTTCTCTCAAGAACAATTGGACAGGAGATCCTTGTCTGCCACAGGGTTATGCTTGGGATAATTTGGTTTGCAGCAATGACTCTTCACCCAGGATTACTTCCCT GGACTTATCGAACAGCGGACTAAGTGGTGAGATTCCTCCAGGCCTTTCCCAATTGACCGCCTTAGTGAGCTT AAATTTATCAGATAATAATTTGGGTGGCTTAGTCCCGGATGCTCTTCTACGTAAGAATGAAAGTGGCAGCCTTTTATTGAG CATCTCCGGTAATCAAAATCTTTGCTCATCAAGCACTTGCAACGTGTCTACTGGAAGGAAGGTCAACAAGACTGCAGTTATTGGGATAGTGGTTGCTGTTattattttattagcttttgCAGTTTGTTTTGCTAGTTTCATAATTATCAAGCGAAGACATCCAA AACAACCTTTGGCCGGTGAAGCTAAATTTCTGGGGAAGTCAAGTGGTTGCCAAACATTCTCTTATGCAGAAATTATGAGTATCACGGACAATTTCAGAACAAAGATTGGTGAAGGAGGATATGGACCTGTATTTCATGGATGTTTACAGGATGGTCAAAACGTCGCTGTGAAGATTCTTTCTGATAAGTCCAAACAAGGATCGAAGGAATTTTATACTGAG GTTACTCTTTTGTCAAGGATTCACCATAAAAATCTTGTGTCCTTTTTTGGGTACTGTGATGAGGCAGAAAACATGATATTGGTTTATGAGTACATCCCTATGGGAAATCTCCAAAATGTTTTATCAG GTCGAACAGACATTATATTAAGTTGGAATCAGAGACTTCAAATTGCTTTCAATGCTGCTCAAG GACTGGATTACCTACACTCTGGGTGCAAGCCTGGTATTATTCACAGAGATATCAAGAGTGCAAACATTCTTTTGGACGACAGACTTGAGGCTAAGATAGCAGACTTTGGTATGTCGAAGTCTGGCATTCCTGATGGCGCTACTCATATATCTACTGTTGTTGTTGGTACTCATGGATATTTGGACCCAGA GTATTACCTGACAAATCGACTCAATGAAAAGAGTGATGTATACAGCTTCGGAGTTGTCCTTCTGGAACTCATCACCGGAATGCAACCAATAATGGTGGAGCCTTCAGGAGAAAGGACTCATCTTGTCAACTGG GTACGACCAAGAGTAATGAAAGGTGATATTGCAAGCATCGCAGATCCTAAATTGCTGGGTAGGTATGAAGTAGGGCCGATGTGGAAGGTAGCAGAGACAGCATTGGAATGCACAGCAGCACAGGCTGCTAACCGGCCATCAATGAGCCAAGTGGTAAGCGATCTCAAGGAAGCCATTGAATCATACAAGTCAAATTATGCATCAGGTGTTGTTTCAAGCTCTAATTTCAGGCCACAATCAGTTGCATCAACTAGCATTTACACTACAGGCTCTACGGTCGATGAGGATATTCATCAGGTTACTGTTATTTACGAGTCTCCGGCAGCCAGATAG